The Flammeovirga kamogawensis genome includes a region encoding these proteins:
- a CDS encoding transposase — protein sequence MIQLPDSNELGEIFITSIDNHIVEPVIILDRGYANINIIESILKNKMLFLIRTKASLNKEVIEFVNSNVINNTIIFKRKDRDNISCRIVKVKLKSGEIEYLLTNTEFSIIELKELYYKRWGIETYYGYIKSSLQLENFSSKSANGVLLEFYATIFLANLNQVLIIETALKNDQKNKYEYKINKNIATGIFKSFYIKMRMYKRVPKKIIDDTLTLIRRSKVPIKMERSFERIKNKRNRRKYHFNRKLAI from the coding sequence GTGATTCAACTACCAGATAGTAATGAATTAGGGGAAATATTCATTACATCTATTGATAATCATATTGTTGAGCCTGTTATAATATTAGATAGAGGATACGCAAACATCAATATTATTGAGTCTATATTAAAAAATAAAATGTTGTTTTTAATTCGAACAAAAGCATCCTTAAATAAAGAAGTTATCGAGTTTGTAAATTCAAATGTGATTAATAATACAATTATTTTTAAGAGGAAAGACAGAGACAATATTTCATGTAGAATCGTCAAAGTAAAATTGAAAAGTGGAGAAATAGAATATCTTTTGACAAACACGGAGTTCTCCATAATAGAACTCAAAGAACTATATTATAAAAGATGGGGTATTGAAACTTATTATGGATATATCAAATCTAGTTTACAACTAGAAAACTTCTCTTCAAAATCAGCAAATGGTGTACTATTAGAATTTTATGCTACTATATTTTTAGCCAATTTGAATCAGGTTTTAATTATTGAAACGGCATTGAAAAACGATCAAAAAAACAAGTACGAATACAAGATAAATAAAAATATAGCAACGGGTATTTTTAAAAGTTTTTACATTAAAATGAGAATGTATAAACGTGTTCCTAAAAAGATAATTGACGATACACTGACACTTATCAGACGATCAAAAGTTCCAATAAAAATGGAGAGGTCTTTTGAAAGAATTAAAAATAAAAGAAATCGAAGAAAGTATCATTTTAATAGGAAATTGGCTATTTAA
- a CDS encoding ATP-grasp domain-containing protein yields MNKIAILYQDQLPPTKDGVQKPMKPGGYSDSGADIAFELLENNVNVVTPVKNPNQNNDKDWVFPDTRIGIETALQKGAKIFWLNTVLYRHHVIENYFGRGLEIVGHAPKSVDVYDDKIFTNSLLKSNNIPIPKNELITIENYNDLSLELEFPLVLKPIRGRGSQGVTKIDNRNELIENLTKIFSEKSYGNAVYVEQYLNGQEITITVMPQGNYVINNNEEYFNRPWCLPAVKRFNHIDGIAPYNGIVAVMENSEVLSDDELQTAEIQEAYGHCVKSAELIGIKAPIRIDCRANEQGKYFLFDLNMKPNITGPSRTHRNNQDSLTLLSAKKIGWNYFDLLNNMLKQKWKASR; encoded by the coding sequence ATGAACAAAATAGCAATATTGTACCAAGATCAACTTCCACCCACAAAGGATGGAGTTCAAAAACCTATGAAACCAGGAGGTTATTCTGATAGCGGAGCAGATATTGCATTTGAACTATTGGAAAACAATGTTAATGTAGTTACACCTGTTAAAAATCCAAATCAAAACAATGATAAGGATTGGGTTTTTCCAGACACGAGAATAGGGATTGAGACCGCATTACAAAAAGGAGCAAAAATCTTTTGGTTAAATACAGTTTTATATCGACACCATGTGATAGAAAATTATTTTGGTAGAGGACTGGAAATTGTAGGGCATGCACCTAAATCAGTTGATGTATATGATGACAAAATATTCACCAATAGCTTATTGAAATCCAATAATATCCCTATTCCTAAAAACGAGCTTATCACTATTGAGAACTACAATGATTTATCATTAGAATTGGAATTTCCATTGGTTCTAAAACCCATTAGAGGAAGAGGAAGTCAAGGCGTTACAAAAATTGACAATCGCAATGAACTCATAGAAAATTTGACCAAGATTTTTTCAGAAAAAAGTTACGGAAACGCAGTTTATGTTGAACAATATTTAAACGGACAGGAAATTACAATTACAGTAATGCCTCAAGGAAATTATGTGATTAATAACAACGAGGAATATTTTAATAGACCTTGGTGCTTACCTGCGGTCAAACGATTTAATCATATTGACGGAATCGCACCTTACAACGGAATAGTAGCTGTGATGGAAAATAGTGAGGTTTTGAGCGATGATGAGCTACAGACAGCTGAAATTCAAGAAGCGTATGGGCATTGTGTCAAATCAGCCGAACTAATTGGAATAAAAGCACCGATTAGAATAGATTGCAGGGCAAATGAACAAGGGAAATACTTCTTATTTGACCTAAATATGAAACCGAATATAACTGGACCATCAAGAACTCATAGAAATAACCAAGATAGTCTGACTTTACTTTCTGCCAAAAAAATCGGATGGAATTACTTTGATTTATTGAATAATATGTTGAAGCAAAAATGGAAAGCCAGCAGGTAA
- a CDS encoding helix-turn-helix domain-containing protein has translation MKNLQLYHRKVIQRLIEEKRYSVAEIAEGLEVSPSTIYRELKRNTNPKTKKYTAEYAHKIYLARKKYAGSKKKNPFNQSPRRKNDYELYAERKYIYWYSDKYYKIKLPDRWKWKDGFHVPKRYAYRIGKKYFHYNGDWELYDLWMEQMNFLIKQKSVIASRPKYYWMRTLIKNETTFTLWKNPTTEVKQKKCV, from the coding sequence ATGAAAAACCTTCAGCTCTACCATAGAAAAGTCATACAACGACTCATAGAAGAAAAGCGCTATTCCGTTGCAGAAATTGCAGAAGGTTTAGAAGTGTCTCCTTCCACAATCTATCGTGAGTTGAAAAGAAATACGAACCCAAAGACTAAAAAATATACTGCTGAGTATGCTCATAAGATATACTTAGCAAGAAAGAAATACGCAGGATCTAAAAAGAAAAATCCATTTAATCAGAGTCCGAGAAGGAAAAATGATTATGAACTTTATGCAGAAAGAAAATATATTTATTGGTATTCTGATAAGTATTATAAAATAAAATTACCAGATAGATGGAAATGGAAAGATGGCTTTCATGTTCCAAAAAGATATGCTTACCGAATAGGTAAAAAGTATTTCCACTACAACGGTGATTGGGAACTCTATGATTTATGGATGGAGCAAATGAATTTCCTCATTAAACAAAAGTCAGTAATAGCATCCAGACCAAAATATTATTGGATGCGTACCTTAATCAAAAACGAAACAACATTTACACTTTGGAAAAACCCAACTACCGAGGTGAAACAGAAGAAATGCGTCTAA
- a CDS encoding MalY/PatB family protein, whose product MDFSKRIDRKKTNSIKWDKYTDKDIIGCGTADMDFTSSVDVKNALIKRAEIGIFGYEYKSENYFQSIINWNKKLYDWEVKKEWISNSPGIWAGIRIAIDTFSQPEDLILSHSPTFHPIDEIIQQSKRKAVKSNLRIQGNKYEIDFEDFEHKLRLGVKIFVLVNPHNPTGRVFSRQELIRIGELCKKYNVLVLSDEVYGPLAFKEFEHTPFSSLSDFSNFSITFNAVSKPFNLQGLTHAILIIPNKELYTKYSTALSGYDFDFATNVFSLVGVEAAYTYGWDWLQELKNQLKYNIDYCETFVAENLPKLKVFKPEGLFLVWIDFSQLHLDYEQLEELFISKSKLAPTFGKVFGNEYSNFVRLNFGCSSERWEEILVRLQKGINAIEDI is encoded by the coding sequence ATGGATTTTAGTAAAAGAATAGATAGAAAAAAGACTAATTCAATAAAGTGGGATAAATATACCGATAAGGATATTATTGGCTGTGGAACTGCGGATATGGATTTTACATCTTCTGTTGATGTTAAAAATGCACTTATAAAAAGGGCCGAGATAGGCATATTTGGTTATGAATATAAGTCTGAAAATTACTTTCAATCTATTATTAACTGGAACAAAAAATTATATGATTGGGAAGTTAAAAAAGAATGGATATCAAATTCTCCTGGTATTTGGGCAGGAATAAGAATAGCCATTGATACATTTTCACAACCCGAAGACTTAATTCTTTCTCACTCTCCAACTTTTCACCCAATAGACGAAATCATTCAGCAAAGTAAAAGAAAAGCTGTGAAAAGTAATTTGCGAATACAAGGCAATAAATACGAAATAGATTTTGAAGATTTTGAGCACAAATTACGACTTGGCGTTAAAATTTTTGTATTAGTAAACCCTCATAACCCCACCGGTAGAGTATTTAGTAGACAAGAGTTAATTAGAATAGGGGAGTTATGTAAAAAATACAATGTTTTAGTACTTTCTGATGAAGTATATGGCCCATTGGCATTTAAAGAATTTGAGCATACACCTTTTTCTTCACTAAGTGATTTTTCAAATTTCTCCATAACTTTTAATGCTGTAAGTAAACCATTTAATTTACAAGGACTAACACACGCAATTCTTATCATTCCGAACAAAGAATTATATACTAAATATTCGACCGCTTTGTCAGGATATGATTTTGACTTCGCTACAAATGTTTTTAGCCTTGTAGGAGTAGAAGCAGCTTATACTTATGGTTGGGATTGGTTACAAGAATTAAAAAATCAATTGAAATACAATATTGATTATTGTGAAACATTTGTTGCAGAGAATTTACCCAAACTCAAAGTATTTAAACCTGAAGGATTATTTTTGGTCTGGATTGACTTTAGTCAATTACATTTAGACTATGAGCAGTTAGAAGAATTGTTTATTTCAAAATCAAAACTAGCGCCAACATTTGGGAAAGTTTTTGGAAATGAATACTCAAATTTTGTAAGATTAAATTTTGGTTGTTCTTCAGAAAGGTGGGAAGAAATATTAGTAAGGTTGCAAAAAGGTATAAATGCTATAGAGGATATTTAA